Proteins encoded in a region of the Hippopotamus amphibius kiboko isolate mHipAmp2 chromosome 11, mHipAmp2.hap2, whole genome shotgun sequence genome:
- the ZNF521 gene encoding zinc finger protein 521 isoform X3 yields the protein MSRRKQAKPRSLKDPNCKLEDKTEDGEAIDCKKRPEDGEELEDEAVHSCDSCLQVFESLSDITEHKINQCQLTDGVDVEDDPTCSWPASSPSSKDQTSPSHGEGCDFGEEEGGPGLPYPCQFCDKSFSRLSYLKHHEQSHSDKLPFKCTYCSRLFKHKRSRDRHIKLHTGDKKYHCSECDAAFSRSDHLKIHLKTHTSNKPYKCAICRRGFLSSSSLHGHMQVHERNKDGSQSGSRMEDWKMKDTQKCSQCEEGFDFPEDLQKHIAECHPECSPNEDRAALQCVYCHELFVEETSLMNHMEQMHGGEKKNSCSICSESFHTVEELYSHMDSHQQPESCNHSNSPSLVTVGYTSVSSTTPDSNLSVDSSTMVEAAPPIPKSRGRKRAAQQTADMTVPSSKQAKVTYSCIYCNKQLFSSLAVLQIHLKTMHLDKPEQAHICQYCLEVLPSLYNLNEHLKQVHEAQDPALIVSAMPAIVYQCNFCSEVVNDLNTLQEHIRCSHGFANPAAKDSNAFFCPHCYMGFLTDSSLEEHIRQVHCDLSGSRFGSPVLGTPKEPVVEVYSCSYCTNSPIFNSVLKLNKHIKENHKNIPLALNYIHNGKKSRALSPLSPVAIEQTSLKMMQAVGGAPARPAGEYICNQCGAKYTSLDGFQTHLKTHLDTVLPKLTCPQCNKEFPNQESLLKHVTIHFMITSTYYICESCDKQFTSVDDLQKHLLDMHTFVFFRCTLCQEVFDSKVSIQLHLAVKHSNEKKVYRCTSCNWDFRNETDLQLHVKHNHLENQGRVHKCIFCGESFGTEVELQCHITTHSKKYNCKFCSKAFHAIILLEKHLREKHCVFDTKTPNCGANGASEQVQKEEVELQTLLTNSQESHNSHDGSEEDVDTSEPMYGCDICGAAYTMETLLQNHQLRDHNIRPGESAIVKKKAELIKGNYKCNVCSRTFFSENGLREHMQTHLGPVKHYMCPICGERFPSLLTLTEHKVTHSKSLDTGNCRICKMPLQSEEEFLEHCQMHPDLRNSLTGFRCVVCMQTVTSTLELKIHGTFHMQKTGNGSAVQTTGRGQHIPKLYKCASCLKEFRSKQDLVKLDINGLPYGLCAGCVNLSKSGSPGISIPPGTSRPGLGQNENLSAMEGKGKAGALKTRCSSCNVKFESESELQNHIQTVHRELVPDGNSTQLKTPQVSPMPRISPSQSDEKKTYQCIKCQMVFYNEWDIQVHVANHMIGATSNPKPIPKFDMDVIIEASLSVIFTAFLYQITDYLV from the exons AGCGTCCTCACCTTCGAGCAAGGACCAGACTTCCCCCAGCCATGGAGAAGGTTGCGattttggagaggaagaaggtGGCCCTGGACTCCCGTATCCATGCCAATTCTGTGACAAGTCGTTCAGCCGTCTCAGCTACCTAAAGCACCATGAACAGAGTCACAGCGACAAGCTGCCTTTCAAATGCACCTACTGCAGTAGGCTGTTCAAACACAAGCGGAGCCGAGATCGCCACATCAAACTCCACACAGGGGACAAGAAGTACCACTGCAGTGAATGCGATGCCGCGTTCTCCAGAAGTGATCACCTGAAGATCCACTTAAAGACTCACACGTCCAACAAGCCATATAAATGTGCCATTTGTCGCCGTGGGTTCCTGTCCTCTAGTTCCTTACACGGACACATGCAGGTTCACGAAAGGAACAAAGACGGCTCCCAGTCTGGTTCCAGGATGGAGGACTGGAAGATGAAGGACACTCAGAAGTGCAGTCAGTGCGAGGAAGGCTTTGACTTCCCGGAAGACCTCCAGAAGCACATTGCGGAGTGCCACCCTGAGTGTTCCCCGAACGAGGACCGGGCGGCCCTCCAGTGTGTCTACTGCCATGAGCTCTTTGTGGAGGAGACCTCCCTGATGAACCACATGGAGCAGATGCACGGCGGGGAGAAGAAGAACTCCTGCAGCATCTGCTCCGAGAGTTTCCACACCGTTGAGGAACTGTACAGCCACATGGACAGTCACCAGCAACCGGAGTCTTGCAACCACAGCAACAGCCCTTCCCTGGTCACGGTGGGCTACACCTCCGTGTCCAGCACGACTCCGGACTCCAACCTCTCCGTAGACAGCTCGACCATGGTGGAAGCCGCCCCGCCAATCCCAAAGAGTCGGGGGAGGAAGCGGGCTGCTCAGCAGACCGCAGACATGACCGTCCCCTCAAGCAAACAGGCAAAAGTCACCTACAGCTGTATTTACTGCAACAAGCAGTTGTTTTCGAGTCTGGCCGTTCTGCAGATTCACCTGAAAACCATGCATTTAGATAAGCCAGAGCAGGCCCACATCTGCCAGTATTGCTTGGAGGTGTTGCCCTCCCTCTATAACCTCAACGAACATCTTAAGCAAGTGCATGAAGCTCAGGACCCCGCTCTGATCGTTTCCGCCATGCCCGCCATAGTCTACCAGTGCAACTTCTGCTCGGAAGTTGTCAACGACCTCAACACCCTTCAGGAGCACATCCGGTGTTCTCACGGCTTTGCCAACCCGGCGGCTAAGGACAGCAACGCTTTTTTCTGTCCCCATTGCTACATGGGGTTCCTCACTGACTCTTCCCTCGAAGAGCATATAAGGCAGGTCCATTGTGACCTCAGTGGCTCGCGATTTGGGTCTCCAGTGCTCGGGACTCCCAAAGAACCAGTCGTAGAAGTCTATTCTTGTTCCTATTGTACAAATTCTCCAATATTCAACAGCGTTCTTAAACTGAATAAGCACATCAAAGAGAACCATAAAAACATTCCCTTGGCCCTGAATTATATTCACAATGGAAAGAAATCCAGAGCCTTGAGCCCCCTCTCTCCTGTGGCCATAGAACAGACATCTCTTAAGATGATGCAGGCGGTGGGGGGTGCGCCTGCGCGGCCAGCCGGAGAGTATATCTGCAATCAGTGTGGTGCTAAGTACACATCCCTAGACGGGTTTCAGACTCACCTGAAAACTCATCTGGACACCGTGCTTCCGAAACTGACGTGTCCTCAGTGCAACAAGGAGTTCCCCAACCAAGAATCCCTGCTGAAGCACGTCACCATTCATTTTATGATCACCTCCACGTACTACATCTGCGAGAGTTGTGACAAGCAGTTCACGTCGGTGGACGACCTTCAGAAACACCTGCTGGACATGCACACCTTCGTCTTCTTCCGCTGCACCCTCTGCCAAGAAGTTTTCGACTCCAAGGTCTCCATTCAGCTCCATTTGGCCGTGAAGCACAGTAACGAGAAGAAAGTCTACCGCTGCACGTCCTGCAACTGGGACTTCCGCAACGAGACGGACCTGCAGCTGCACGTGAAGCACAACCACCTGGAGAACCAGGGCAGAGTGCACAAGTGCATCTTCTGCGGCGAGTCCTTCGGCACCGAGGTGGAGCTGCAGTGCCACATCACCACCCACAGCAAGAAGTACAACTGCAAGTTCTGCAGCAAAGCCTTCCACGCCATCATCCTGCTGGAGAAGCACCTGCGGGAGAAGCACTGCGTGTTCGACACCAAGACGCCCAACTGCGGCGCCAACGGGGCCTCGGAGCAGGTGcagaaggaggaggtggagctGCAGACCCTGCTGACCAACAGCCAGGAGTCCCACAACAGCCACGACGGGAGCGAGGAGGACGTGGACACCTCGGAGCCCATGTACGGCTGCGACATCTGCGGGGCGGCCTACACCATGGAGACCCTGCTGCAGAACCACCAGCTCCGGGACCACAACATCCGGCCCGGGGAGAGCGCCATCGTGAAGAAGAAAGCCGAGCTCATCAAAGGGAACTACAAGTGCAACGTGTGCTCTCGAACCTTCTTCTCTGAAAACGGCCTCCGGGAACACATGCAGACCCACCTGGGCCCCGTCAAACACTACATGTGCCCCATCTGTGGGGAGCGCTTTCCCTCCCTCTTGACTCTGACCGAACACAAAGTCACGCACAGCAAGAGCCTCGATACGGGAAACTGCCGCATTTGCAAGATGCCGCTGCAGAGCGAAGAGGAGTTCCTAGAGCACTGCCAGATGCACCCCGACTTGAGGAATTCCCTCACGGGATTTCGCTGCGTGGTCTGCATGCAGACGGTGACCTCCACCTTAGAACTCAAAATCCACGGGACGTTCCACATGCAAAAGACGGGCAACGGGTCTGCGGTCCAGACCACGGGGCGTGGCCAGCACATCCCCAAACTGTACAAGTGCGCGTCCTGTCTCAAAGAATTCCGTTCCAAGCAAGATCTGGTGAAACTTGACATCAATGGCCTGCCCTACGGTCTGTGCGCCGGCTGCGTGAACCTCAGTAAGAGCGGCAGTCCGGGCATCAGCATCCCTCCCGGCACGAGTAGACCAGGCCTGGGCCAGAATGAGAACCTGAGTGCCATGGAGGGTAAGGGCAAGGCCGGGGCGCTGAAGACGCGCTGCTCCAGCTGCAACGTTAAGTTTGAGTCTGAAAGTGAACTCCAGAACCACATCCAAACGGTCCACCGAGAGCTGGTGCCAGACGGCAACAGCACACAGTTGAAAACGCCACAAGTATCGCCCATGCCCAGAATCAGCCCCTCCCAGTCGGACGAG AAGAAGACCTATCAGTGCATCAAGTGTCAGATGGTTTTCTACAATGAATGGGATATTCAGGTGCATGTTGCAAATCACATGATTG
- the ZNF521 gene encoding zinc finger protein 521 isoform X4: MQVHERNKDGSQSGSRMEDWKMKDTQKCSQCEEGFDFPEDLQKHIAECHPECSPNEDRAALQCVYCHELFVEETSLMNHMEQMHGGEKKNSCSICSESFHTVEELYSHMDSHQQPESCNHSNSPSLVTVGYTSVSSTTPDSNLSVDSSTMVEAAPPIPKSRGRKRAAQQTADMTVPSSKQAKVTYSCIYCNKQLFSSLAVLQIHLKTMHLDKPEQAHICQYCLEVLPSLYNLNEHLKQVHEAQDPALIVSAMPAIVYQCNFCSEVVNDLNTLQEHIRCSHGFANPAAKDSNAFFCPHCYMGFLTDSSLEEHIRQVHCDLSGSRFGSPVLGTPKEPVVEVYSCSYCTNSPIFNSVLKLNKHIKENHKNIPLALNYIHNGKKSRALSPLSPVAIEQTSLKMMQAVGGAPARPAGEYICNQCGAKYTSLDGFQTHLKTHLDTVLPKLTCPQCNKEFPNQESLLKHVTIHFMITSTYYICESCDKQFTSVDDLQKHLLDMHTFVFFRCTLCQEVFDSKVSIQLHLAVKHSNEKKVYRCTSCNWDFRNETDLQLHVKHNHLENQGRVHKCIFCGESFGTEVELQCHITTHSKKYNCKFCSKAFHAIILLEKHLREKHCVFDTKTPNCGANGASEQVQKEEVELQTLLTNSQESHNSHDGSEEDVDTSEPMYGCDICGAAYTMETLLQNHQLRDHNIRPGESAIVKKKAELIKGNYKCNVCSRTFFSENGLREHMQTHLGPVKHYMCPICGERFPSLLTLTEHKVTHSKSLDTGNCRICKMPLQSEEEFLEHCQMHPDLRNSLTGFRCVVCMQTVTSTLELKIHGTFHMQKTGNGSAVQTTGRGQHIPKLYKCASCLKEFRSKQDLVKLDINGLPYGLCAGCVNLSKSGSPGISIPPGTSRPGLGQNENLSAMEGKGKAGALKTRCSSCNVKFESESELQNHIQTVHRELVPDGNSTQLKTPQVSPMPRISPSQSDEKKTYQCIKCQMVFYNEWDIQVHVANHMIDEGLNHECKLCSQTFDSPAKLQCHLIEHSFEGMGGTFKCPVCFTVFVQANKLQQHIFSAHGQEDKIYDCTQCPQKFFFQTELQNHTMTQHSS, from the exons ATGCAGGTTCACGAAAGGAACAAAGACGGCTCCCAGTCTGGTTCCAGGATGGAGGACTGGAAGATGAAGGACACTCAGAAGTGCAGTCAGTGCGAGGAAGGCTTTGACTTCCCGGAAGACCTCCAGAAGCACATTGCGGAGTGCCACCCTGAGTGTTCCCCGAACGAGGACCGGGCGGCCCTCCAGTGTGTCTACTGCCATGAGCTCTTTGTGGAGGAGACCTCCCTGATGAACCACATGGAGCAGATGCACGGCGGGGAGAAGAAGAACTCCTGCAGCATCTGCTCCGAGAGTTTCCACACCGTTGAGGAACTGTACAGCCACATGGACAGTCACCAGCAACCGGAGTCTTGCAACCACAGCAACAGCCCTTCCCTGGTCACGGTGGGCTACACCTCCGTGTCCAGCACGACTCCGGACTCCAACCTCTCCGTAGACAGCTCGACCATGGTGGAAGCCGCCCCGCCAATCCCAAAGAGTCGGGGGAGGAAGCGGGCTGCTCAGCAGACCGCAGACATGACCGTCCCCTCAAGCAAACAGGCAAAAGTCACCTACAGCTGTATTTACTGCAACAAGCAGTTGTTTTCGAGTCTGGCCGTTCTGCAGATTCACCTGAAAACCATGCATTTAGATAAGCCAGAGCAGGCCCACATCTGCCAGTATTGCTTGGAGGTGTTGCCCTCCCTCTATAACCTCAACGAACATCTTAAGCAAGTGCATGAAGCTCAGGACCCCGCTCTGATCGTTTCCGCCATGCCCGCCATAGTCTACCAGTGCAACTTCTGCTCGGAAGTTGTCAACGACCTCAACACCCTTCAGGAGCACATCCGGTGTTCTCACGGCTTTGCCAACCCGGCGGCTAAGGACAGCAACGCTTTTTTCTGTCCCCATTGCTACATGGGGTTCCTCACTGACTCTTCCCTCGAAGAGCATATAAGGCAGGTCCATTGTGACCTCAGTGGCTCGCGATTTGGGTCTCCAGTGCTCGGGACTCCCAAAGAACCAGTCGTAGAAGTCTATTCTTGTTCCTATTGTACAAATTCTCCAATATTCAACAGCGTTCTTAAACTGAATAAGCACATCAAAGAGAACCATAAAAACATTCCCTTGGCCCTGAATTATATTCACAATGGAAAGAAATCCAGAGCCTTGAGCCCCCTCTCTCCTGTGGCCATAGAACAGACATCTCTTAAGATGATGCAGGCGGTGGGGGGTGCGCCTGCGCGGCCAGCCGGAGAGTATATCTGCAATCAGTGTGGTGCTAAGTACACATCCCTAGACGGGTTTCAGACTCACCTGAAAACTCATCTGGACACCGTGCTTCCGAAACTGACGTGTCCTCAGTGCAACAAGGAGTTCCCCAACCAAGAATCCCTGCTGAAGCACGTCACCATTCATTTTATGATCACCTCCACGTACTACATCTGCGAGAGTTGTGACAAGCAGTTCACGTCGGTGGACGACCTTCAGAAACACCTGCTGGACATGCACACCTTCGTCTTCTTCCGCTGCACCCTCTGCCAAGAAGTTTTCGACTCCAAGGTCTCCATTCAGCTCCATTTGGCCGTGAAGCACAGTAACGAGAAGAAAGTCTACCGCTGCACGTCCTGCAACTGGGACTTCCGCAACGAGACGGACCTGCAGCTGCACGTGAAGCACAACCACCTGGAGAACCAGGGCAGAGTGCACAAGTGCATCTTCTGCGGCGAGTCCTTCGGCACCGAGGTGGAGCTGCAGTGCCACATCACCACCCACAGCAAGAAGTACAACTGCAAGTTCTGCAGCAAAGCCTTCCACGCCATCATCCTGCTGGAGAAGCACCTGCGGGAGAAGCACTGCGTGTTCGACACCAAGACGCCCAACTGCGGCGCCAACGGGGCCTCGGAGCAGGTGcagaaggaggaggtggagctGCAGACCCTGCTGACCAACAGCCAGGAGTCCCACAACAGCCACGACGGGAGCGAGGAGGACGTGGACACCTCGGAGCCCATGTACGGCTGCGACATCTGCGGGGCGGCCTACACCATGGAGACCCTGCTGCAGAACCACCAGCTCCGGGACCACAACATCCGGCCCGGGGAGAGCGCCATCGTGAAGAAGAAAGCCGAGCTCATCAAAGGGAACTACAAGTGCAACGTGTGCTCTCGAACCTTCTTCTCTGAAAACGGCCTCCGGGAACACATGCAGACCCACCTGGGCCCCGTCAAACACTACATGTGCCCCATCTGTGGGGAGCGCTTTCCCTCCCTCTTGACTCTGACCGAACACAAAGTCACGCACAGCAAGAGCCTCGATACGGGAAACTGCCGCATTTGCAAGATGCCGCTGCAGAGCGAAGAGGAGTTCCTAGAGCACTGCCAGATGCACCCCGACTTGAGGAATTCCCTCACGGGATTTCGCTGCGTGGTCTGCATGCAGACGGTGACCTCCACCTTAGAACTCAAAATCCACGGGACGTTCCACATGCAAAAGACGGGCAACGGGTCTGCGGTCCAGACCACGGGGCGTGGCCAGCACATCCCCAAACTGTACAAGTGCGCGTCCTGTCTCAAAGAATTCCGTTCCAAGCAAGATCTGGTGAAACTTGACATCAATGGCCTGCCCTACGGTCTGTGCGCCGGCTGCGTGAACCTCAGTAAGAGCGGCAGTCCGGGCATCAGCATCCCTCCCGGCACGAGTAGACCAGGCCTGGGCCAGAATGAGAACCTGAGTGCCATGGAGGGTAAGGGCAAGGCCGGGGCGCTGAAGACGCGCTGCTCCAGCTGCAACGTTAAGTTTGAGTCTGAAAGTGAACTCCAGAACCACATCCAAACGGTCCACCGAGAGCTGGTGCCAGACGGCAACAGCACACAGTTGAAAACGCCACAAGTATCGCCCATGCCCAGAATCAGCCCCTCCCAGTCGGACGAG AAGAAGACCTATCAGTGCATCAAGTGTCAGATGGTTTTCTACAATGAATGGGATATTCAGGTGCATGTTGCAAATCACATGATTG